A single genomic interval of Agromyces cerinus harbors:
- a CDS encoding glycosyltransferase has translation MTRALVVIPTYNERENIAAIVARVRAAVPAVSVLVVDDSSPDGTGVIADEMAAADASVQVLHRTEKNGLGAAYLDAFAWALAEGFDPIVQMDADGSHQPEQLGRLLDALAAGVDAGAGAGAGAGAGADAGRPVDLVIGSRWIDGGSIENWPRRRQWLSRGGSAYARWVLRLPTRDATAGYRAFRADALRRIRLDDVHTRGYGFQVDMLWHAREAGLVVVEVPVTFVERERGRSKMSAGIVIEAMMRVTGWGLRSRFGRGLPQPASSNGSETRRSRA, from the coding sequence ATGACCCGAGCCCTGGTGGTGATTCCCACCTACAACGAGCGCGAGAACATCGCCGCGATCGTGGCACGCGTGCGCGCGGCCGTGCCGGCGGTGTCCGTGCTCGTCGTCGACGATTCCTCGCCCGACGGCACCGGCGTCATCGCCGATGAGATGGCGGCGGCGGATGCCTCGGTGCAGGTGCTGCACCGAACCGAGAAGAACGGCCTCGGGGCCGCCTACCTCGACGCGTTCGCCTGGGCGCTCGCCGAGGGGTTCGACCCGATCGTGCAGATGGACGCCGACGGCTCGCACCAGCCGGAGCAGCTCGGGCGGTTGCTCGACGCGCTCGCGGCCGGCGTGGACGCCGGTGCAGGTGCCGGTGCCGGTGCCGGGGCGGGAGCCGACGCCGGCCGGCCGGTCGACCTCGTCATCGGCTCGCGCTGGATCGACGGCGGCTCGATCGAGAACTGGCCGCGGCGTCGCCAGTGGCTCTCCCGCGGCGGCAGCGCCTACGCGCGCTGGGTGCTGCGCCTGCCTACGAGGGACGCGACCGCGGGCTACCGCGCGTTCCGGGCCGACGCCCTGCGACGCATCCGGCTCGACGACGTGCACACCCGCGGCTACGGGTTCCAGGTCGACATGCTCTGGCATGCGCGGGAGGCCGGTCTCGTCGTGGTGGAGGTGCCCGTCACCTTCGTCGAGCGCGAGCGCGGGCGCTCGAAGATGAGTGCGGGCATCGTGATCGAGGCGATGATGCGGGTGACCGGGTGGGGCCTCCGCAGCAGGTTCGGCCGAGGGCTGCCTCAGCCGGCGAGCAGCAACGGCTCGGAGACCAGGCGCTCGCGCGCCTGA
- a CDS encoding ROK family protein translates to MTTAGETSVPTTTGPLDEVHREQSARLVDHLVDHGPATRSELAAATGLGRGAIAGLTARLLDAGVLRPEAADASGDHRTAPLTLAAADHVLVTAHLGPDDAVATIAALGGEELARFTVPLRPEDSPTGEAAPAPTPLELLAIVLGRAIARAERAERPIADVTVLVDGAVAGTPSVVLTDDRIGVEPVDVLGELRARTPGLPDVEAELPVPIALVPTAVAAASVELSGTAARDLLYLAGDTGIVAAAVVDGRPLRGAHGLGATFAHLPIVPGGVRCSCGQRGCLTTVASPEIVLERAGLAEFAAANGRLAALDELVVRVDAADDRARWSWLDAALWIGRSLQVVAPTLDPATIVVGGYWAALVGDIETSFRDNRPTIGGGALESIPTIVASQHGGEAAVAGARRQARERLVSEPLLLAG, encoded by the coding sequence ATGACTACGGCCGGCGAGACCTCAGTTCCCACCACCACCGGCCCGCTCGACGAGGTGCATCGCGAGCAGTCCGCGCGTCTCGTCGACCACCTGGTCGACCACGGGCCGGCGACCCGGAGCGAGCTCGCCGCCGCGACCGGCCTCGGCCGAGGTGCGATCGCCGGACTCACCGCCAGACTGCTCGACGCCGGCGTGCTGCGACCCGAGGCTGCGGATGCTTCGGGCGACCACCGCACCGCACCGTTGACGCTCGCCGCGGCCGACCATGTGCTCGTCACCGCCCATCTCGGCCCCGACGACGCGGTCGCGACCATCGCCGCGCTCGGCGGCGAGGAGCTGGCCCGGTTCACGGTGCCACTCCGCCCCGAAGACTCCCCCACCGGCGAGGCTGCCCCCGCGCCGACTCCGCTCGAACTCCTCGCGATCGTGCTGGGCCGGGCGATCGCCCGGGCCGAGCGGGCCGAGCGGCCGATCGCCGACGTCACCGTGCTCGTCGACGGCGCCGTCGCCGGAACGCCCTCGGTCGTGCTCACCGACGATCGGATCGGCGTCGAGCCGGTCGACGTGCTCGGCGAGCTCCGTGCGCGCACGCCGGGGCTCCCCGATGTCGAAGCCGAGCTCCCCGTGCCGATCGCGCTCGTGCCCACTGCGGTGGCCGCGGCATCCGTCGAACTGAGCGGCACCGCCGCACGCGACCTGCTCTACCTCGCCGGTGACACCGGAATCGTCGCCGCGGCGGTCGTCGACGGCCGGCCTCTGCGCGGCGCCCACGGCCTCGGCGCGACCTTCGCGCACCTGCCGATCGTGCCCGGCGGCGTGCGCTGCAGCTGCGGGCAGCGCGGGTGCCTCACCACGGTCGCCTCCCCCGAGATCGTGCTCGAGCGGGCCGGCCTCGCCGAGTTCGCGGCCGCGAACGGCCGTCTCGCCGCCCTCGACGAACTCGTCGTGCGGGTCGACGCGGCCGACGATCGCGCCCGTTGGTCGTGGCTCGACGCGGCACTGTGGATCGGGCGCTCACTGCAGGTGGTGGCGCCCACCCTCGACCCGGCGACCATCGTCGTCGGCGGCTACTGGGCGGCACTCGTCGGCGACATCGAGACGTCGTTCCGCGACAACCGGCCGACCATCGGCGGCGGAGCCCTCGAGTCGATCCCGACGATCGTGGCGTCGCAGCACGGCGGTGAAGCGGCCGTCGCGGGCGCCCGCCGTCAGGCGCGCGAGCGCCTGGTCTCCGAGCCGTTGCTGCTCGCCGGCTGA